TACACAGTTTTCGTAAATTTTTCTGGGTCGAGTCCCATAAAGGTTGTTAGCGAGGCTTGTGGATCTATGTCTATAAGTAAAACGCGATTTTTCTTTTTCTGGCTGAGATGGTAGCCCAAGTTCATGGTTAAACTGGTTTTCCCTACTCCTCCTGACTGATTGAATAGTGCAATAATACGGGTTTTGCTCACAGTTATATTTCGCTTGATGTGGAGAATAATTAGAGTTCGCTATTAAAGCCTCTATTACGGCTGATTTTATACTTGGATAAACTTTAATACAACAAAAAATTCAAAGTAAGTTAAATTTTCTACTTTTGCTTGTATGCGAGGTATACATCTGTAGAAAAACCTTAGCTCGAAGACTTATGATAGAGGCGCTTCGGAGAAAGTGAAATGCTAAGAGCAAGCATTCTTCAGTTTAAAAGTTACATTAAAAAGAAGGTCTTTATCAAAGGTTCCCATGAAATCTACTAAGCGGCCACCCAAGCCACAACTGATTAAGCACATCCCTGTGGCTAATCAACCAATAACACAGGAATTGCGCGACAGTGATGCTCAAGTAGAATCATATCAAGATGTACTGGAAACAACTGCCTTTCATGAAGTCCCAAAAACAATAGCTAACTCAACCGAGAGCGCATCTAAACCACCAGAGGAACAAGAGCTGTTTCACCCTACCCTAGATAATGACAAGTTGCTGGAAGAACTCACAACCGAGCAGCAGCCCGTCCATGCCCCTGTTAATGAAAACCCCCCAGAGCCGCCAAAAGTTGAGCAGCAGACTACTGGTAAGCGCAACAAGAAAAAAATAGATTCACCACCAGTAACCAAACCTTATATACCCTTTCAAGATCGCCCCGAAGAACCAGAATTACTGCCAGAACCTTGCCAGCACGTACAGTTCCTGGATTGTAATTCGGAGGTGGGGCGTATTATCTTCGAGTGCTATCACTGCAAACAGGGGATAATTAGCGAGTACACCGGGCAACCTGTAATGGGCGAGTACAAAGGGCGGCCTTCAGTGATTCTGGCGAAAGTTAAATGTCCCAATTGTGAGCAAACAGCGATTAGGTTGCAAGCAAGGGAAGTAATTTCGACAACAGCGATCACTTCACCTTGGGGGTAAAAGGGGAATGCGGATAAACGAAACGACTTTTACTCAAAGCATTTGAAATTACGGAAGCTAACGCCTCAAACAAGAGATTTGGATGGTAGGATAATTCCTGACTTCTATAACTTCCATCAGTGATGTCGATGAACAAGGTAAGAGTCCCTAACTATACTATTTATATGTCTGAGCTTGAGTTTAACGCTCTGCTACGTGAGATGGAACAAGGTTTATTAGAAACTAAGCCAGGAGCAAAAGTTAGCCAAGACTTGCTCTATAGTGGTTCTGTCTCCTCTGCCACACGAGAAACACCAAGACCTCAAGACAAACCATAGACCAAAATTCCCCCAGTTAATGTTGAAATTGGGGGATTAGTTTTTAAACCGATAGTTTTTAAAACCAAAAGTACTGAGCATTTTATTGTTTGAATCTTCCTTCGATGAAATTTGTACTTTTAATTCATCGATAGAAATATTTCAAAAATTCTTCATGGGACACAAGTAGGTGCTATATGTACCCTAAGTCTTATTCAGAAATTTGATGACTGTATAGCCCCTATATAGGGTACACATAGCAGCTTTTTAGGGTACTTTATTTGAAATAGCAATTTGTACCCCACTTGACACCTAAGAGATTTATGATACGCTCTTAAAACGTTAATCAGTAATCAAGTTACTAGTCGTCATTTGATTACTCCAAAAATTCCTCGACTCAAATAAATTTCTTGACCTAACCGTGTTGAAAAAATAATTACGCGTTTGGTTATTGAATTACGAATTACTCTATAAATCCTTACTTGACCCTCTATGTCAAACATTCACACGTTGCAAAGAATATTTCCTGCTGGCTTCGATAATGGCTACGGGAGTCTAAAACTTTTAGTCGATGGCTTTGAAGTCGTTCGCGTCCCCAGCTATATTTCTACGGCAGACATGGAAGATGTCCCCGGACGAGTAATTTTTAACGGTAATGCTTACACCGTTGGAGAATCTGCCTTCCGTACAGGTCATCATTTTGACCGTAATACAGATAGCAATGAAAACAAAATCAATAATGCGCTGTTGACATTATTAGGTGCATTAGCACATCTACCACATCGTAAGGCTTGGCATCTCAAGCTAGTCGTCAGCTTACATGATGTTGGTTTAGCAGAGGAGTTGCAACAAGTCCTAAACGGAGAATATCAGCCCATCCTTGCTGGCAAACAATCAGACGTGAAGATAGAAGTCCTTAAAGTTGTACCAGAGGGAATGGGTGCATTGTTCGGGCAACAACTGCCGCCAAAGTTAACGGTTTTAGATTTTGGCAATGGTACAACTCTCTATTCTCGTTATAGCAAAGGAAAGCGAGAAGTACATACCCCCTTCCCCGCAGGCGTAGAAGTTCTCATCGAAGATATTGCCCAAAAAATGAAACATTTAAATGGGGGAAAGATTGGGGACGCAGCCAAAATTCGATATTGTCTGGAAATGGGGCATACCAAGTACAGCCGTGACATCGATATTAGAGATGTTTACAGCGCTTGTCTCAAAGATTGGTACGAAAAATATTTAAAGAAACCAGTGAGCATGACACTTGATGCCAAGCACACGGGAGATGAGATTTGGGCGATTGGTGGAGGCTGCCTGTTACCTGGATTTAGGAAGTTATTAGAGAAGAACGGGTTTAAAATACGGGACAACCCGGTGGAAGCTAATGCCTTTGGGCTTTTAGAAATGGCAAAAGCCATTCTCAGCAAGAATCCAGTAACCGCCTCTAAGTAAGTGATAC
This portion of the Nostoc sp. UHCC 0302 genome encodes:
- a CDS encoding ParM/StbA family protein — translated: MSNIHTLQRIFPAGFDNGYGSLKLLVDGFEVVRVPSYISTADMEDVPGRVIFNGNAYTVGESAFRTGHHFDRNTDSNENKINNALLTLLGALAHLPHRKAWHLKLVVSLHDVGLAEELQQVLNGEYQPILAGKQSDVKIEVLKVVPEGMGALFGQQLPPKLTVLDFGNGTTLYSRYSKGKREVHTPFPAGVEVLIEDIAQKMKHLNGGKIGDAAKIRYCLEMGHTKYSRDIDIRDVYSACLKDWYEKYLKKPVSMTLDAKHTGDEIWAIGGGCLLPGFRKLLEKNGFKIRDNPVEANAFGLLEMAKAILSKNPVTASK